The genomic segment AATACATTTTTGGTGAATAACGGCTCGACGTCTTCGTCCACGAAGGCACGGTGATCCGGAAAGTGTTCAAAGTCCTTCACTGTGATGTCTTTGATCAGATCTGGATCGCGTATAAGCAAGCCAGGCGTAGTGAAATCCAGTATTCCGAGGTATTTAGCATTCGGAAGgtaattatacatgtattcgCCCCAATCGGGGAAGCTTATAAGACGTAAAAACACTTTCCAACTTGTTATCAGAGACGACAGCGAATCGGGCAAGTAAGGTACATTCTTTTTCGACCAGACAGAGTACGCATTATACACCACGCTGATAGCTTTCACGACACCAATGATGATCAGAGTGATCAGTAATAACGCAAAAGGTGACGAAAATAACGACGCGAACTCCATTTTCGTCGACACGAATGAACGGGAGATGAAACGAGTGGCTTCACCGATCGAGGCGTAGAACGTTATAAATACGGACTGGTCCGCTTACCAGTGTAGATGTTATCGTAGAAGAAATATAGtgggggaagagagaaaaccaCCTCCATTATGAATTGTTGCATCACTGAGAGCGCGTCATGATGCGTTAATCATTTCAAACACGAGCAATAATGCGATTGGAAACTATTATCGCAGATTTTTACGATGCCAAAAGATAAGCATAAATAAACTGATACAGAAGGCTCGGTTATCTTCAACATTCAATTCAATTCGATCTTTTCAATTCAGAACTTGCGTTTTTTAAACATAAGTAATTTTCCGTAATGACCTTGTaaactaaattaataaaacgctGAAATCATTTCCAGCTTGTTATACTAAACGACAGAAACTTGGGCAAGTAAGATACATTCTTTTTCGACCAGAAAAAGTATACATGATGCAACAGGCTGGCAATTTTCAGAACGCCGACGGCGGTCTAAGTGGTcagtaataatgtaataaaaagttgtaataaaagtaaaaatgatttctaatcgtcgtttcatttattttacttgagTTTCTCATTGCTTTTAGAAAATTGCATGACAGATGGAAAATTACTCATATAATcgcaaaatagaaaataaaatctaacaATTACTAATTCTAGAACTAGTATTAAACAACTTGTTGAAATactagaattatattattttatttcagttacgaaaattaattttcttaaaaccTAGTGACGTtgtatttcttaatttcttttcctacttttaaaagaaacattatcTATTCGCAAACACATAATACCAAAacctttatttttaaagttattttacaaatatgaaAGAAACACATTGCAATCACAGTTTCAGTTATCAACTACATTATTACAtgaaaaaattgcaacaaaACGTACAACGCGCAAAACGATTAATTTCACAATCAAACCATATGTGTGATctggattaataaaaaaaataaatatctctcaAGAGTATAACAGAAAACAACAATAATATCCTCTCTTATAAAAATCTTCTAAAAACCTGAACATCTGTTTAATTgcacattattaaatttgttccACTGGATGTTATCTTATGTACCAATAAACAGTAGTTACGTCAGCCACGACGAAAATAAAGAGTATAATCAGTACTTTTCGGAAATCTAGCATAAACAGTGTCTTTTCATCGTAATATCCATTTTTCCATATTTCATTAACTAACACTTGATTAGTACAACGCGTAGTGGAATAATGCTGTTTGTTAAACTTGCATAACTATGATACAGTATAAATACATCTTTTTCGGAACCGAAGATCTCGAGAACGCACGTTGGACTTATCAAAGAATGGGAAACCTCGCTCCTCGGGATAGTAACGCGCGCTGCGCGCAAACCCAGCTCCTTTACTTTCCCTTTTCCCGTTTCTCCAAGCCGAGCCAGAATCCGCCGGTGGGCTGCAACGCGAAGTCCCTCTTATCAAACACGATAGGGTAGATGGTTTTCTCCGTGGGTTTCAGAATAAATTTCTGCAAGAGTTCGGCTATCAGCAGCTTCGTTTCCATGAGAGCGAATCGATTGCCGATGCACTTCCTGGGCCCCAGTCCGAATGGCAGATAAGTGTACGGGTGAATTTTGTCCTTGTTCTCCTCGTTGAACCTTTCAGGATCGAACTTCTCCGGGTTCGGGAAGTACTTGGGATCGTTTTGCAGACTGTAAGTGGGGAATATTATCACGGTTTCGGGCTCGATGATCAGACTTTTGCAACCCGGTTGCGCCGGAGGCAGCTCGTATCTCTTGGCGCTGAATCTGTCGGTGAAGATCACCGGTGGATACTTCCTGAGGGCCTCGGAGACCACCATGTCCATGTAAACCATCTTCGACATCGACTCGTACGAGATACTGCCGCTTCCTTCGGCGAGATGCCGGTCGACCTCGTCACGCAGGCGAGCCTGGATGTCCGGATTGACCGCAAGCTCGTAGGCCACGAAGCACATGAGCGTCGAGGACGTCTCGAATCccgcgaagaagaagatgaatgCCTGCGAAACAATATCGTCCAGCGTCAGCTTGTGTGCGCTGCCTTTGTCTCGCGCCTGCATCAAGAGGTGAATCATGTCCGGTCTAACGATACCCTGCGCCTCCCGCATCTTGATGTTCTCCTCTACGATTCTCTTGAAGAAGTCGCCCGTAGTTCGAGGAAAGAAAGTCATATCGAGCGCTCTCGCGAGTCGCGGGAACTGGCGCATAAACATGAACTTGAGCATGTGCAGCACGCCGCTAGCGAACTTGCTGGCCTCGATGCCTTTCCGAAAGAACTCGTTGTTGGGCTCCTTCATGGAATTCACGCTGACGCCGAAAGCCGTCGTGGCGATGACGTCGGTGGTGTACCGTCTGAAGATCTTCTTCGTCTCTAAGGAAGAACAGAGTTCCGGATGATCGACCAGATAGTCGACGAAATCGGTGGAGCACTTGGCTATCAGTTCGTACATGAATTTCATTTTGCTGGCAGTGAAGGAAGGACTCAGTGTGTTCCTCATCTCCCGCCAACGGTCCCCACGCagattgaatatatttttggcGAATAACGGCTCGACATTTTCATCCACGAAGAAACGGTGATCCGGAAAGTGTTCAAAGTCCTTTACTGTGATGTCTTTGATCAGATCTGGATCGCGTATGAGTAGCCCAGGCGTGGCGAAATCCATTACTCCGAGGTATTTAGCATCCGGAAagtaattatacatgtattcgCCCCAATCGGGCAAGCTTATAAGACgtaaaaacattttccaaCTTGTTATCTGAGACGAGAGTGAATCAGGCATGTAAGGTATATTCTTTTTCGACCAGAAAAAATACACATTATACACCACGCTGATAGCTTTCACAACGACAATAATGATGAGAGTGATCAGTAATAACGCAAAAGGTGACGAAAATAACGACGCGAACTCCATTTTCGTCGAGACGAATGTACGGGAGATGAAACGAGTGGCTTCACCGATCGAGGCGTAGAACGTATAAATACGGACTGGTCCGCTTACCAGCGTACATCTTATCGTAGAAGAAATAAAGTGGGGGAAATGCGAAAACCACCTCCAGTATAAATTGTTGCATCAGTGAGTGCGCGTGATgcgttaataatttcaaacacGAGCAGTAATGcgattggaaaatattatcgAAGATTTTTACGATGCCAAAagataatcataaataaactGATACAGAAAGCTCGGTTATCTTCAACATTCAATACAATTCGATCTTTTCAATTCAGAACTTGCGTTTTTTAAACATAAGTATTTTTCCTTAATGAccttgtgaaataaaataataaaacgctgAAATCATTTCCAGCTTGTTATAATAAACGACAGAAAATTGGGCAAGTAAGGTACATTCTTTTTCGACCAGAAAAAGTATACATGATGCACAGGCTAGCAATTTTCAGAACGCCGACGGCGGTTGAAGTGGTCAGTAGaacgtaataaaaagttgtaatatataatatattatagaataaaagtaaaaatgatttctaaTCGTCGTTTCATTTATCTTACTTGAGTTTCTCATGGCATTTAGAAAATTGCATATGACAGATGGAACAATTATACTCATATAATagcaaaatagaaaataaaatctaacaAATAGTAAGTCTGGAACTAGTATTAAAcaacttgttgaaatattagaattatattattttattttagttacaaaacttaattttcttaaaaccTAGCcacattgtattttttaatttattttcccaattttataagaaacattATCATTTCGCAAAAACATAATACCAAAACctttatttttaagttattttacaaatatgaaAGAAACACTGCAATCACAGTTTCAGTTATCAACTACATTATTACAtgaaaaaattgcaacaaaACGTACAACGCGCAAAACGATTAATTTTACAATCAAACCATATGTGTGATctggattaataaaaaaaataaatatctctcaAGAGTATAACAGCAAACAACAATAATATCTTCTCTTATAAAACCTTCTAACAAACTGATTATCTGTTTACTTATACGTTATTCAATCTGTTCCACTGGATGTTATCTTATGTACCAATAAACAGTAGTTACGTCAGccacgaaaaaaataaagagtatAATCAGTACTTCTCGGAAATCTACGTCAGCGTAAACAGTGTCTTTTCATCGTACTATCCATTTTTCCATATTTCATTAACTAACACTTGATTAGCACACCACGTAGCGGAATAATGCTGTTTGTTGAACTTGCGTAACTATGATACAGCATAAATAAATCCTATTCGGAAGCGAAGATCTCGAGAACGCACGTTGGACTTATCAAAGAATTGGAAACGCAGCGACGCTCGCTCGTCCGGATGCGAAGTAACGCGCGCTGCGCGCAAACCCAGCTCCTTTACTTTCCCTTTTCCCGTTTCTCCAAGCCGAGCCAGAATCCGCCGGTGGGCTGCAACGAGAACTCCCTCTTATCAAACACGATAGGGTAGATGGTTTTCTCCGTGGGTTTCAGAATAAATTTCTGCAAGAGTTCGGCTATCAGCAGCTTCGTTTCCATGAGAGCGAATCGATTGCCGATGCACTTCCTGGGTCCCAGTCCGAATGGCAGATAAGTGTACGGGTGAATTTTGTCCTTGTTCTCCTCGTTGAACCTTTCAGGATCGAACTTCTCCGGGTTCGGGAAGTACTTGGGATCGTTTTGCAGACCGTAAGCGGGCAATATTATCACGTTTTCGGGCTCGATGATCAGACTTTTGCAACCCGGTTGCGCCGGAGGCAGCTCGTATCTCTTGGCGGTTAATCTGTCGATGAGGATCACCGGTGGATACCTCCTGAGGGTCTCGGAGACCACCATGTCCATGTAAACCATCTTCGACATCGAATCGTACGAGATACTGCCGTTTCCTTCGGCGAGATGCCGGTCGACCTCGTCGCGCAGGCGAGCCTGGATGTCCGGATTGACCGCAAGCTCGTGAGCGACGAAGCACATGAGCGTCGAGGACGTCTCGAATCccgcgaagaagaagatgaacgCCTGCGAAACGATGTCGTCCAGCGTCAGTTTGTTCGCGCTGCCTTTGTCTCGCGCCTGCATCAGGAGGTGAATCATGTCCGGCCTAACGATACCCTGCGCCTCCCGCATCTTGATGTTCTCGCCTACGATTCTCTTGAAGAAGTCGCCCGTAGCTCGAGGAAAGAAGGTCATACCGAGTGCCTTCGCGAGTCGCGGGAACCCGCGCATGAACACGATCTTGATCATGGTCAGCACGCCGCTAGAGAACTTGGTGGCCTCGATGCCTTTCAGATAGAACTCGTTGTTGGGTTCCTTCATGGAATTCACGCTGACGCCGAAAGCCGTCGTGGCGATGACGTCGGTGGTGTACCGTCTGAAGATCTTCTTCGTCTCTATGGAAGAACAGATTTCCGGATGATCGACCAGATAGTCGACGAACTCGGTGCAGCACTTGGCTATCAGTTCGTACATGAATTTCATTTTGCTGGCAGTGAAGGAAGGACTCAGTGTGTTCCTCATCTCCCGCCAACGGTCCCCACGCAGATTGAATACATTTTTGGTGAATAACGGCTCGACGTCTTCGTCCACGAAGGCACGGTGATCCGGAAAGTGTTCAAAGTCCTTCACTGTGATGTCTTTGATCAGATCTGGATCGCGTATGAGTAGGGCAGGCGTGGCGAAATCCATTACTCCGAGGTATTTAGCATCCGGAAagtaattatacatgtattcgCCCCAATCGAAGAAGCTTATAAGACGTAAAAACAATTTCCAACTTGTTATCAGAGACGACAGCGAATCGGGCATGTAAGGTATATTCTTTTTCGACCAGAAAAAGTACGCATTATACACCACGCTGATAGCTTTCACAACGCCAATGATGATCAGAGTGATCACTAATAACGCAAAAGGTGACGAAAATAACGACGCGAACTCCATTTTCGTCGACACGAATGAACGAGAGATGAAACGAGTGGCTTCACCGATCGAGGCGTAGAACGTTATAAATACGGACTGGTCCGCTTACCAGCGTAGATGATATCGTAGAAGAAATATAGtgggggaagagagaaaaccaCCTCCATTATGAATTGTTGCATCACTGAGTGCGCGTCATCATGCGTTAATCATTTCAAACACGAGCAGTAATGCGATTGGAAACTATTATCGCAGATTTTTACGATGCCAAAAGATAAGCATAAATAAACTGATACAGAAGGCTCGGTTATCTTCAACATTCAATTCAATTCGATCTTTTCAATTCAGAACTTGcgttttttaaacataaataattttccgtaatgaccttgtaaaataaattaataaaacgctGAAATCATTTCCAGCTTGTTATACTAAACGACAGAAACTTGGGCAAGTAAGATACATTCTTTTTCGACCAGAAAAAGTATACATGATGCAACAGGCTGGCAATTTTCAGAACGCCGACGGCGGTCTAAGTGGTcagtaataatgtaataaaaagttgtaataaaagtaaaaatgatttctaatcgtcgtttcatttattttacttgagTTTCTCATTGCTTTTAGAAAATTGCATGACAGATGGAAAATTACTCATATAATcgcaaaatagaaaataaaatctaacaATTACTAATTCTAGAACTAGTATTAAACAACTTGTTGAAATactagaattatattattttattttagttacgaaaataaattttcttaaacCCTAGTGACGTtgtatttcttaatttcttttcctacttttaaaagaaacattatcTATTCGCAAACACATAATACCAAAacctttatttttaaagttattttacaaatatgaaAGAAACACATTGCAATCACAGTTTCAGTTATCAACTACATTATTACAtgaaaaaattgcaacaaaACGTACAACGCGCAAAACTATTAATTTCACAATCAAACCATATGTGTGATctggattaataaaaaaaaataaataactctcAAGAGTATAACAGAAAACAACAATATCCTGTCTTATAAAATCTTCTAAAAACCTGAATATCTGTTTAAATGCACATTATTCAATCTATTCCACTGGATATTATCTTATGTACCAATAAATAGTAGTTACATGAGccacgaaaaaaataaagagtatAATCAGTACTTTTCGGAAATATAGAGTAAACAGTGTCTTTTCATCATAACGTCCATTTTCCCATATTTCAGTAACTAACACTTGATTAGTACAACGCGTAGTGGAATAATGCTGTTTGTTAAACTTGCATAACTATGATACAGTATAAATACATCTTTTTCGGAACCGAAGGTCTCGAGAACGCACGTTGGACTTATCAAAGAATGGGAAACCTCGCTCCTCGGGATAGTAACGCGCGCTGCGCGCACACCAAGCTCCTTTACTTTCCCTTTTCCCGTTTCTCCAAGCCGAGCCAGAATCCGCCGGTGGGCTGCAACACGAAGTCCCTCTTATCAAACACGATAGGGTAGATGGTTTTCTCCGTGGGTTTCAGAATAAATTTCTGCAAGAGTTCGGCTATCAGCAGCTTCGTTTCCATGAGAGCGAATCGATTGCCGATGCACTTCCTGGGCCCCAGTCCGAATGGCAGATAAGTGTACGGGTGAATTTTGTCCTTGTTCTCCTCGTTGAACCTTTCAGGATCGAACTTCTCTGGGTTCGGGAAGTACTTGGGATCGTTTTGCAGACCGTAAGCGGACATTATTATCACGGTTTCGGGCTCGATGATCAGACTTTTGCAACCCGGTTGCGCCGGAGGCAGCTCGTATCTCTTGGCGGTGAATCTGTCGGTGAAGATCGCCGGTGGATACTTCCTGAGGGCCTCGGAGACCACCATGTCCATGTAAACCATCTTCGACATCGAATCGTACGAGATACTGCCGTTTCCTTCGGCGAGATGCCGGTCGACCTCGTCGCGCAGGCGAGCCTGGATGTCTGGATTGACCGCAAGCTCGTGAGCGACGAAGCACATGAGCGTCGAGGACGTCTCGAATCccgcgaagaagaagatgaatgCCTGCGAAACGATGTCGTCCAGCGTCAGTTTGTTCGCGCTGCCTTTGTCTCGCGCCTGCATCAGGAGGTGAATCATGTCCGGTCTAACGATACCCTGCGCCTCCCGCATCTTGATGTTCTCGCCTACGATTCTCTTGAAGAAGTCGCCCGTAGCTCGAGGAAAGAAGGTCATACCGAGTGCCTTCGCGAGTCGCGGGAACCCGCGCATGAACACGATCTTGATCATGGTCAGCACGCCGCTAGAGAACTTGGTGGCCTCGATGCCTTTCAGATAGAACTCGTTGTTGGG from the Ooceraea biroi isolate clonal line C1 chromosome 13, Obir_v5.4, whole genome shotgun sequence genome contains:
- the LOC105281902 gene encoding cytochrome P450 9e2, whose translation is MEFASLFSSPFALLLITLIIIVVVKAISVVYNVYFFWSKKNIPYMPDSLSSQITSWKMFLRLISLPDWGEYMYNYFPDAKYLGVMDFATPGLLIRDPDLIKDITVKDFEHFPDHRFFVDENVEPLFAKNIFNLRGDRWREMRNTLSPSFTASKMKFMYELIAKCSTDFVDYLVDHPELCSSLETKKIFRRYTTDVIATTAFGVSVNSMKEPNNEFFRKGIEASKFASGVLHMLKFMFMRQFPRLARALDMTFFPRTTGDFFKRIVEENIKMREAQGIVRPDMIHLLMQARDKGSAHKLTLDDIVSQAFIFFFAGFETSSTLMCFVAYELAVNPDIQARLRDEVDRHLAEGSGSISYESMSKMVYMDMVVSEALRKYPPVIFTDRFSAKRYELPPAQPGCKSLIIEPETVIIFPTYSLQNDPKYFPNPEKFDPERFNEENKDKIHPYTYLPFGLGPRKCIGNRFALMETKLLIAELLQKFILKPTEKTIYPIVFDKRDFALQPTGGFWLGLEKREKGK
- the LOC105281903 gene encoding LOW QUALITY PROTEIN: uncharacterized protein LOC105281903 (The sequence of the model RefSeq protein was modified relative to this genomic sequence to represent the inferred CDS: inserted 6 bases in 3 codons; substituted 2 bases at 2 genomic stop codons) → MELASLFSSPFALLVITLVIIGVVKAISVVYNVYFFWSKKNVPYMPDSLSSIVGSWKLFLRRTSLPDWGQYMYYYHADAKYLGIMDFSTPGLLIRDPDLIKDITVKDFEHFPDHRTFVDENAEPLFSKNIFSLRGDRWREMRNTLSPSFTASKMKFMHELIAKCSTEFVDYLVDHPELCSSIETKKIFRRYTTDVIATTAFGVSVNSMKDPNNEFFLKGVEATKFSSSVLTMFRMLFMRVFPRLAKALGVTFFPRATGEFFKRIVDENIKTREAQGIVRPDMIHLLMQARDKGSAHKLTLDDIVSQAFIFFLAGFDTASTLMCFVAHELAVNPDVQTRLRDEVDRHLAEGNGSISYDSMSKMVYMDMVVSEALRKYPPAIFTDRITAKRYELPPAQPGCKSLIIEPETVIIMSAYGLQNDPKYFPNPEKFDPERFNEENKDKIHPYTYLPFGLGPRKCIGNRFALMETKLLIAELLQKFILKPTEKTVYPVVFDKKEFALQPTGGFWLGLEKREKGKLTHDDAHSVMQQFIMEVVFSLPPLSSTITSTLVSRPVRNYIVLRLDQXSHSFHLSFIRVDENGVXASLFSSPFALLVITLIIIGVVKAISVVYNAYFFWSKKNIPYMPDSLSSLITSWKLFLRLISIPDWGEYMYNYFPDAKYLGVMDFATPALLIRDPDLIKDITVKDFEHFPDHRAFVDEDVEPLFTKNVFNLRGDRWREMRNTLSPSFTASKMKFMYELIAKCCTEFVDYLVDHPEICSSIETKKIFRRYTTDVIATTAFGVSVNSMKEPNNEFYLKGIEATKFSSGVLTMIKIVFMRGFPRLAKALGMTFFPRATGDFFKRIVGENIKMREAQGIVRPDMIHLLMQARDKGSANKLTLDDIVSQAFIFFFAGFETSSTLMCFVAHELAVNPDIQARLRDEVDRHLAEGNGSISYDSMSKMVYMDMVVSEALRKYPPAIFTDRFTAKRYELPPAQPGCKSLIIEPETVIIMSAYGLQNDPKYFPNPEKFDPERFNEENKDKIHPYTYLPFGLGPRKCIGNRFALMETKLLIAELLQKFILKPTEKTIYPIVFDKRDFVLQPTGGFWLGLEKREKGKLTHDDAHSVMQQFIMEVVFSLPPLYFFYDIIYAGKRTSPYXYNVLRLDRXSHSFHLSFIRVDENGVXASLFSSPFALLVITLIIIGVVKAISVVYNAYFFWSKKNIPYMPDSLSSLITSWKLFLRLISFFDWGEYMYNYFPDAKYLGVMDFATPALLIRDPDLIKDITVKDFEHFPDHRAFVDEDVEPLFTKNVFNLRGDRWREMRNTLSPSFTASKMKFMYELIAKCCTEFVDYLVDHPEICSSIETKKIFRRYTTDVIATTAFGVSVNSMKEPNNEFYLKGIEATKFSSGVLTMIKIVFMRGFPRLAKALGMTFFPRATGDFFKRIVGENIKMREAQGIVRPDMIHLLMQARDKGSANKLTLDDIVSQAFIFFFAGFETSSTLMCFVAHELAVNPDIQARLRDEVDRHLAEGNGSISYDSMSKMVYMDMVVSETLRRYPPVILIDRLTAKRYELPPAQPGCKSLIIEPENVIILPAYGLQNDPKYFPNPEKFDPERFNEENKDKIHPYTYLPFGLGPRKCIGNRFALMETKLLIAELLQKFILKPTEKTIYPIVFDKREFSLQPTGGFWLGLEKREKGK